Proteins encoded together in one Orcinus orca chromosome 13, mOrcOrc1.1, whole genome shotgun sequence window:
- the PREB gene encoding prolactin regulatory element-binding protein isoform X2, with the protein MGRRRAPELYRAPFPLYALQVDPSAGLLIAAGGGGAAKTGIKNGVHFLQLEQINGRLSASLLHSHDTETRATMNLALAGNILAAGQDAHCQLLRFQIHQQKSKNKAGKAGSKEQGPRQRKGAAPAEKSGAETHQEEIEFSVENLQAVQTDFSTDPLQKVVCFNHDSTLLATGGTDGYVRVWKVPTLEKVLEFRAHEGEIEDLALGPDGKLVTVGWDLKASVWQKDQLVTQLHWQENGPTFSNTPYRYQACRFGQVPDQPAGLRLFTVQIPHKRLRQPPPCYLTAWDGSTFLPLRTKSCGHEVISCLSVSQSGTFLGLGTVTGSVAIYIAFSLQGVFLYGCCCCCVSGLSL; encoded by the exons ATGGGTCGGCGCCGGGCGCCAGAGCTGTACCGGGCCCCGTTCCCGTTGTACGCGCTTCAGGTCGACCCCAGCGCTGGGCTGCTCATCGCTGCGGGCGGAGGAGGCGCCGCCAAGACCGGCATAAAGAACGGCGTG CACTTTCTGCAACTGGAGCAGATTAATGGGCGCCTTAGCGCCTCCTTACTACACTCCCATGACACAGAGACACGGGCCACCATGAACTTGGCGCTGGCTGGTAACATCCTTGCAGCGGGGCAGGATGCCCACTGTCAGCTCCTGCGCTTCCAGATCCATCAGCAGAAGAGCAAAAACAAGGCAGGGAAGGCAG GTTCCAAGGAGCAGGGGCCTCGACAAAGGAAAGGGGCTGCCCCAGCAGAGAAGTCTGGAGCTGAAACCCACCAGGAGGAGATAGAATTCAGCGTAGAGAATTTGCAGGCGGTGCAGACAGACTTCAGCACTGATCCACTGCAGAAAGTTGTATGCTTCAACCATGATAGTACCCTGCTTGCCACTGGAGGGACGGATGGCTACGTTCGTGTCTGGAAG GTACCCACCTTGGAGAAAGTTCTGGAGTTCAGAGCCCACGAAGGGGAGATTGAGGACCTGGCTTTGGGGCCTGATGGCAAG TTGGTAACTGTGGGCTGGGACCTTAAGGCCTCCGTGTGGCAGAAGGATCAGCTGGTGACACAGCTGCACTGGCAAGAGAACGGACCCACCTTTTCTAACACGCCTTACCGCTACCAGGCCTGCAG GTTTGGGCAGGTTCCAGACCAGCCTGCTGGGCTGCGACTCTTCACGGTGCAGATTCCCCACAAGCGTCTGCGCCAGCCCCCGCCCTGCTACCTCACGGCCTGGGATGGCTCCACGTTCTTGCCCCTTCGGACCAAGTCCTGTGGCCATGAAGTCATCTCCTGCCTTAGCGTCAG TCAATCGGGCACCTTCCTAGGCCTGGGCACGGTCACTGGCTCTGTTGCCATCTACATAGCTTTCTCTCTCCAG